One part of the Dermacentor silvarum isolate Dsil-2018 chromosome 6, BIME_Dsil_1.4, whole genome shotgun sequence genome encodes these proteins:
- the LOC119455635 gene encoding LOW QUALITY PROTEIN: transcription initiation factor TFIID subunit 4 (The sequence of the model RefSeq protein was modified relative to this genomic sequence to represent the inferred CDS: deleted 1 base in 1 codon) codes for MTDDPRIRITPDQTCLLARRPAPCLEAESPAVLVATHGSAVASCERSWNVRTQTRRRRQHWVQLAMNPPRSTQPGTRLLAPRMVLGGAVRQPRSIQPLLARPAPLRAGIVQPNAVALQTGVIPGAVVFKTEDGQLQVVNVHPSSVQPVSPGPVGSRGQFRVPAPPGPAPVQQPQRLVQQIPARYTAAAANIRNRPPGVALTSGGIVCVSQAQVMTPPQSLGVKIVPAPTVSSVTQQLAIQTAPMTVGGHDAASVVPQMSPDTAKKKCRNFFSTLIRLASDQPENTAANVKRLIQGLVDDTMQPEEFTTKLEKELSSNPQPCLIPFLRKSLPLLRHAMLTNELSIDGIRPPPRSALCIPTHSPPIARSLQKTAAARALLPRTAAAQLQMIPQSALAAAQMAGPVDLQGLLIQQQRLTASVRAAPGGIVAPGGGKSLLLARPPNFVAALPPTTGGVLPFKVPAPVSTAPQPKGSLSASTGSIGGGGGASTAKEKRSAGPALIDEDINDVATMGGVNVAEESQTILSTGTGDDGSEVQARSCKDENFLFTAALHKRISALAAVHGIDEVPDDVVALVSHATQERLKTFIEKLSVIAEHRQENARSDPRCEVTQDVRQQLRFLEELERAEKRRHEEEEREMLLRAARSRLRAEDPEHLKLKQRARDMQRAEMEEARQREANVTALLAIGNRKRPMPVAAPGAVPGKQPTPYITHVYRPRLKRVSTRDVLFLMEQERNKFHREFIYKAYMKF; via the exons ATGACCGACGATCCTCGGATTCGAATCACGCCGGATCAGACCTGTCTGCTAGCTCGCCGTCCAGCGCCGTGCCTTGAAGCTGAATCCCCCGCTGTGCTGGTCGCGACGCACGGGTCGGCCGTCGCATCTTGCGAGCGTTCGTGGAACGTCCGGACCCAAACACGGAGGCGGCGCCAGCACTGGGTACAG TTGGCCATGAATCCCCCCAGGTCTACGCAGCCTGGAACAAGACTTCTCGCGCCCAGGATGGTACTGGGTGGCGCAGTACGACAACCACGTAGCATCCAGCCTCTCCTAGCCAGACCGGCACCATTGCGTGCCGGCATCGTTCAACCAAACGCCGTTGCATTACAGACGGGTGTCATACCGGGCGCAGTCGTGTTCAAGACTGAGGACGGTCAGCTTCAAGTTGTCAACGTGCATCCCAGCAGCGTGCAACCCGTGTCACCCGGTCCAGTTGGAAGCCGAGGACAATTTCGGGTGCCTGCCCCTCCAGGCCCCGCACCGGTACAGCAGCCACAGCGGCTGGTGCAGCAGATACCGGCCAGGTACACGGCCGCAGCTGCGAACATCAGGAATAGGCCTCCCGGCGTGGCACTAACATCAGGAGGCATCGTCTGCGTCTCGCAGGCGCAAGTCATGACACCGCCTCAGTCCTTGGGCGTCAAAATAGTGCCCGCCCCCACCGTTTCCTCTGTCACCCAACAGCTGGCCATACAGACTGCTCCCATGACGGTCGGCGGTCATGATGCTGCCAGCGTTGTGCCCCAAATGTCCCCGGACACGGCCAAGAAAAAGTGCAGAAACTTTTTCTCGACACTTATTCGCCTCGCCAGCGACCAG CCTGAGAACACGGCCGCGAACGTAAAGCGCCTGATTCAGGGACTCGTCGACGACACGATGCAACCCGAAGAGTTCACTACCAAGTTAGAGAAAGAACTAAGCTCTAACCCACAACCGTGCCTGATTCCATTTTTACGCAAGAGTCTTCCTTTACTGAGGCACGCAATGCTGACAAACGAACTCTCCATCGATGGCATTCGTCCTCCACCGCGCAGCGCCCTCTGCATACCGACGCATTCCCCTCCTATCGCGCGTAGCCTGCAGAAGACCGCCGCAGCCAGGGCGTTGTTGCCACGTACCGCAGCCGCGCAGCTTCAGATGATCCCCCAGAGCGCTCTAGCAGCCGCTCAAATGGCCGGTCCCGTCGATCTGCAGGGCCTGCTCATCCAGCAACAAAGGCTCACAGCATCCGTCCGTGCAGCGCCCGGCGGCATCGTCGCACCAGGAGGCGGCAAGAGCCTGCTGTTGGCCAGGCCTCCCAACTTCGTCGCCGCTCTTCCGCCTACCACTGGCGGCGTCTTACCTTTCAAGGTGCCGGCTCCCGTGTCGACGGCGCCGCAGCCGAAGGGCTCCCTCTCCGCATCGACCGGAAGCATTGGCGGCGGCGGAGGGGCAAGCACAGCAAAAGAAAAGCGATCCGCGGGGCCAGCGTTGATTGACGAGGACATCAATGACGTCGCCACCATGGGAGGTGTCAACGTGGCCGAGGAGAGTCAGACGATCCTCTCTACCGGCACTGGCGACGACGGCTCTGAGGTACAAGCGCGCTCTTGCAAGGACGAAAACTTCCTCTTCACCGCCGCGCTGCACAAGAGGATCAGTGCCCTGGCCGCCGTCCACGGCATCGACGAGGTGCCGGACGACGTCGTCGCCCTAGTGTCCCACGCGACCCAGGAGCGCCTGAAGACGTTCATCGAGAAGCTTAGCGTGATCGCCGAGCACCGGCAGGAGAACGCTCGCAGCGATCCGCGCTGCGAGGTCACGCAGGACGTCCGCCAGCAGCTGCGCTTTCTGGAAGAACTGGAGCGGGCCGAGAAGCGGCGGCACGAGGAAGAGGAGCGCGAAATGCTGCTCAGGGCGGCGCGGAGCCGATTGAGGGCCGAGGACCCCGAGCACCTGAAGCTGAAGCAGCGAGCTCGAGACATGCAGAGGGCCGAGATGGAAGAGGCGAGGCAACGCGAGGCCAACGTGACAGCGCTTCTTGCCATCGGAAACCGTAAGCGGCCCATGCCTGTCGCGGCCCCGGGTGCAGTGCCTGGGAAGCAGCCGACCCCTTACATTACTCATGTGTACAGGCCTCGACTGAAGCGGGTCAGCACGCGAGACGTGCTGTTCCTCATGGAGCAAGAACGGAACAAGTTCCACCGCGAGTTCATCTACAAGGCGTACATGAAGTTCTGA